From Pelmatolapia mariae isolate MD_Pm_ZW linkage group LG22, Pm_UMD_F_2, whole genome shotgun sequence, a single genomic window includes:
- the casd1 gene encoding N-acetylneuraminate 9-O-acetyltransferase — MAVLAYSLGKREINQHFTIKNAKLISLAAVLLLLVFHAASRYYEGGDSCEWLLSRGRYLGEDVWQPYGCMMHKYKSIEAKTCLSEKRVAFVGDSRIRQLFYSFIKIINPERKEEGIKHEDISFEDKSYSIKVDFLWYPEANNSMKERLISWTHEGSAKPDVLVLGAATWSIKLHGGSSEALQQYKVNLTAIVGQLEKLAEHGEVYWVLQDPVNEEVLSENRKMITNQQLELYNEAAVDVLNSSKRNGRSRVRLVAASRQAALETIIKSDDGLHLPESTRSVGAMILMNSVCNKILRPIDGSCCQTLRAPNLLQKLSALFFLGSAVVIMVFHILGNNRHRRHMPPDVESLEEKKPATAAVPPGPKAPFQALCRMGVIMGYFYLCDRADMFMKEQKFYTHSTFFIPLIYIFVLGVFYSDNSKEAKLLNREQTDEWKGWMQLVILIYHISGASAFIPVYMHVRVLVAAYLFQTGYGHFSFFWLKGDFGLYRVCQVLFRLNFLVLVLCVVMDRPYQFYYFVPLVTFWFVVIYTTMAMWPQILQKTANSSGVWHFGVLAKLLGLLMFICFFAFSQGVFERVFSVWPISKLFELNGSIHEWWFRWKLDRFAVIHGMLFAFIYLVLQKRQVLSEGKGEALFSAKISNFLLFLSVVSFITYSIWASSCKTKTECNEMHPYISVVQILAFILIRNIPGYARSIYSSFFAWFGKISLELFICQYHIWLAADTKGILVLIPGNPSLNILVSTFIFVCVAHEISLITNDLAQVVIPKDSMALLKRLGAMGILSLVILLVSRAGQPTPGA, encoded by the exons ATGGCGGTCCTGGCCTATAGCCTGGGCAAACGCGAAATAAATCAACATTTTACCATAAAAAACGCCAAACTGATATCGCTGGCTGCTGTTCTTTTACTCCTCGTGTTTCACGCTGCTTCGCGGTATTACGAAG gaggggacTCGTGTGAATGGCTGCTGTCCAGAGGACGTTACTTGGGGGAGGATGTATGGCAGCCATATGGCTGCATGATGCACAAATACAAAAGCAT tgaaGCCAAAACCTGCCTCTCTGAAAAGCGGGTAGCCTTTGTTGGCGATTCGCGAATCAGGCAGCTGTTTTACTCCTTCATCAAAATTATCAACCCTGAACGAAAAGAAGAGGGGATTAAG CATGAGGACATTTCCTTTGAAGACAAGAGCTACTCTATTAAAGTG GACTTTCTGTGGTACCCGGAGGCAAATAATTCAATGAAGGAACGCTTGATATCATGGACACAT GAAGGTTCAGCAAAGCCAGATGTTCTCGTCCTCGGAGCTGCCACG TGGTCCATCAAGTTGCACGGTGGCAGCAGTGAGGCCCTCCAGCAGTACAAAGTCAACTTGACTGCAATTGTGGGGCAGCTGGAGAAGCTGGCTGAGCATGGGGAGGTCTACTGGGTGCTGCAAG ATCCAGTAAATGAAGAGGTGTTAAGTGAGAACAGGAAAATGATCACCAACCAGCAGCTGGAGCTGTACAATGAAGCAGCAGTGGATGTGCTCAACAGCAGCAAGCGTAATGGCAGATCTCGGGTCAGACTGGTGGCTGCTTCCCGTCAGGCTGCGCTGGAAACCATCATCAAGTCAGATGATGGTTTGCACCTGCCTGAGAGCACCAGGAGTGTG GGAGCCATGATCCTCATGAACTCTGTGTGCAACAAAATACTGAGGCCCATCGACGGTTCATGCTGTCAGACGTTACGAGCCCCTAACTTGCTCCAGAAACTGTCGGCTCTTTTCTTCCTTGGCTCAGCCGTGGTCATCATGGTCTTCCACATCCTTGGCAACAATCGCCACCGCCGACACATGCCCCCTGATGTGGAGAGCCTAGAGGAGAAGAAGCCAGCCACTGCAGCTGTTCCCCCCGGCCCAAAAGCACCTTTTCAGGCTCTCTGCAGGATGGGCGTCATCATGGGCTATTTTTACCTTTGTGACAGAGCAGATATGTTCATGAAAGAGCAGAAGTTTTACACGCACTCCACGTTCTTTATCCCTCTCATCTACATATTTGTACTGGGAGTGTTTTACAGTGACAACAGCAAGGAG GCAAAATTACTCAACCGAGAACAAACAGACGAGTGGAAAGGCTGGATGCAGCTCGTCATCCTCATCTATCACATATCTGGAGCGAGCGCT ttCATCCCAGTGTACATGCATGTGCGGGTGTTGGTGGCAGCGTACCTATTTCAAACTGGCTATGGACACTTCTCGTTTTTTTGGCTCAAAGGAGACTTTGGACTTTACAGAGTGTGCCAG GTGCTTTTCCGTCTGAACTTCCTGGTGTTGGTGCTGTGTGTGGTAATGGACCGACCGTACCAGTTCTATTACTTTGTTCCCTTGGTCACATTCTGGTTTGTTGTCATCTACACCACAATGGCTATGTGGCCTCAGATCCTTCAGAAGACGGCTAACA GTAGTGGCGTGTGGCATTTTGGGGTCTTGGCAAAGTTACTGGGCCTCCTGATGTTCATCTGCTTTTTTGCCTTTTCACAG GGCGTTTTTGAGCGCGTCTTCTCTGTGTGGCCCATCTCTAAGCTCTTCGAGCTGAATGGAAGCATCCACGAGTGGTGGTTCAGATGGAAGCTGGACCGATTT GCGGTGATACATGGCATGTTATTTGCCTTCATCTATCTGGTGCTGCAGAAGCGTCAGGTCCTGTCAGAGGGAAAAGGAGAGGCTCTCTTCTCTGCCAAGATTTCCaactttctcctcttcctctctgttgTCTCCTTCATA ACTTACTCAATATGGgcaagcagctgcaaaaccaaAACAGAGTGCAACGAGATGCATCCCTATATCTCTGTGGTCCAG ATTTTGGCCTTCATTCTCATCAGGAACATTCCTGGCTATGCCCGTTCTATATATAGCTCATTCTTTGCATGGTTTGGAAAGATCTCCTTAGAG CTTTTCATTTGCCAGTACCACATATGGCTTGCAGCTGACACCAAGGGGATTTTGGTCCTCATCCCAGGAAACCCCTCCCTCAACATTTTGGTTAGCACCTTCATCTTTGTTTGCGTGGCTCATGAGATTTCCCTCATCACTAACGACCTGGCCCAGGTGGTCATCCCCAAAGACAGCATGGCTCTGCTGAAGAGACTGGGGGCCATGGGGATTCTCAGTCTCGTTATACTGCTGGTGTCCAGGGCTGGCCAGCCCACACCTGGCGCCTGA